One stretch of Miscanthus floridulus cultivar M001 chromosome 18, ASM1932011v1, whole genome shotgun sequence DNA includes these proteins:
- the LOC136519485 gene encoding homeobox-leucine zipper protein HOX18-like, which translates to MYSTRAMEEEGIGKSWLGLGIGGGGGCDLMKRSRPPVQFDLMLFPQSVKEEAAVTTASKKAEKGARKRLKVTADDDGQSSHGGPSPSDDDGAAGGAGTRKKLRLTKEQSTLLEDTFRAHNILSHAQKQELARQVNLSARQVEVWFQNRRARTKLKQTEVDCEILKRCCESLTGENQRLRLELAQLQRSAAAAGLYVQSFPATATAMAIVCPSCDKVTVTSGGGETSGKISTSYSS; encoded by the exons ATGTATAGCACTCGTGCCATGGAGGAAGAGGGGATCGGGAAGTCATGGCTTGGCCTGGGgataggcggcggcggcggctgcgatcTGATGAAGCGGAGTCGACCACCGGTGCAGTTCGACCTGATGCTGTTCCCGCAGAGTGTCAAGGAAGAAGCTGCCGTGACGACCGCGAGCAAGAAGGCGGAGAAAGGTGCACGAAAGAGGTTGAAGGTCACGGCCGACGATGATGGCCAGTCGTCGCACGGCGGTCCGAGCCCCAGTGACGACGACGGTGCTGCCGGCGGCGCGGGCACGAGGAAGAAGCTCCGGCTCACAAAGGAGCAGTCGACGCTGCTCGAAGACACCTTCCGCGCCCACAACATACTCTCCCAC GCTCAGAAGCAGGAGCTCGCGCGGCAGGTGAATCTAAGCGCCAGGCAGGTGGAAGTGTGGTTCCAGAACAGGAGGGCAAG AACAAAGCTGAAGCAAACGGAGGTGGACTGCGAGATCCTGAAGCGCTGCTGCGAGAGCCTGACCGGGGAGAACCAGCGGCTGAGGCTGGAGCTCGCGCAGCTGCAGCGGTCGGCGGCGGCCGCTGGGCTCTACGTCCAGTCGTTCCCGGCgacggccacggccatggcgaTCGTCTGCCCGTCGTGCGACAAGGTCACCGTcacgagcggcggcggcgagacAAGCGGCAAGATCTCCACCAGCTACTCCTCTTGA